In the bacterium SCSIO 12741 genome, TTTTTACCACAGGCAAAGGACGCAACGATTTGCTCAATACCTTAAGTTCTTTAACGAAAATGGACGTCTCGCCTACTTGGGTTGTAAAAACATGGCCTTTAATTCCGATAAAATCGCCGATGTCCAGAAGTCTTTTGAAAACCTCATTGTACATGGTTTTATCCTCACCCGGACAGATTTCATCACGAGCAACATAAACCTGGATACGACCGGTTGAGTCCTTCAATTCTGCAAAGGAAGCTTTACCCATGATCCGTTTCGACATGATACGACCGGCAATCGAAATCTCTTGATAATCAAGTTTTCGCTTTTCGTAATTGGCCAGAATATCTCCGGCGCTAACATTCACATCATACTTTTCGGCAGGGTAGGGTTCAACTCCCAGGTCACGCATTTTCTGCAATGACTCCCTTCTAACTATTTCCTGTTCAGATAATTGCAGGCTCATTTATTCTTGATTTTAAGCGGGTTCCCCAGCGGGGAAAGCAGGTCGGCAAAGATAGTGGAATGAAAAAAAGATGAAAGCCCCAAAGGCTTGAAAAATAGGAGGGTCTATTTCACCTTAACCACCTGTATTTCAAACCATGTTTTGGCATTGGGTGGCACAACGTATTTGTTGGGGTCATTCTCGTCTTTGGATCCCCTGGATCCGTAGCCCAATTCGGCAGGTAAAATGAGTAGCGCCGTTTCTCCTTCGCGCATCAATTGAATCCCCTCGTTCCACCCAGGAATAATGTTGGCTTCACCCACCACAAACTTGATGGGGACTCCCGGGTCTTCAAACACCGACCCATCGGCTAGCATGCCCCGGTAGAAAACCTTGACTTGATTACCCGGTTTTATTTCAGGTCCCTTCCCTTCTTGTATGCGGTAATACTTAAGACCACTTGGCGTGGTGATGGTGTCCTGGGCAAAAGTCCAAGTGGATCCAGCCAGGGAAATAAAGGCAACAAGAGCGAAAATTCTGATGACCATGTTCCGGTTTTTTTCGAAGATAATTATTCCACTTGGCCTAACGTGCAGAAGCTGCCTTTTGCTCGGCTTTTACCACTTCCTTGGCCAAGTACTTCAGCGTAGTGATGTCAATCTTGATTTTGCCTCGTAGCAGAGCCAGGTATTCTGTTTTGGGGTCGTAGTTTTTCTTGAGCATGTTTTCCTTATAACCCTGAATCCGGGCATCCATCGAAACCTGATAGTCACCCAAATCGATGAGCATGATGGACCAGCGAAATCGTGAGTCAGACCAAAGTATGTCTGGGTAAAGAGAGCCCGCCTCACCCTTTAAAATGCGATCGTAAAGCTCTGCCGCCGGAACTACTTCGTAAGGATAGGGATAGTAGGTCGCGATTTGATCTTCGGGCACCGACAAACCTTCTTTAGGAATGAGTAGCTTTTGTTCTTTTACTTTGAGGGTTCTGGTGTAGTCTACTTTCACCCGTTTCATCTTTTTTCCGGTGTCTTCCACCTTGGCTCTTTCCTCAATGACTTTTTGAAAGCTTTCGCTCAAAAATTTCAATTCGGGTTCTCCTGTAATGCAGGAAGGAAAGGAAATTTTGGCCACAAAATCGCGCTCAACCACATTGTCATTTCTGCGGTTGGCCCGTTCTCCAGGATACAACACAAAGGCAAAAACCTGGGCATATTGGTATTTCTTCTGACTGACTTTGACTTCTTCTCGATCGTCAGCGGTGAGAACCATAAATTTATTGGGTTCGTTCACCCTTAAGATCTCTGAAATCTCAGAGGCGCTTTTAAACCAGATTTTTTCGTGCAGTTTCCAATATTTGGGGAATACTTCTTCCAGATTAGCGATGCATTCGAAGTCTTCAGCCTCCACCAGCAATACCCGGTCTTCCATGGCTGCTCTGGCCTTATTGGGTTCGGGTTGATAAAATTGAGCAAACAGGGATGTCGTACTAAGGCTAAGTGCAAGTGCGCCGATAATTGGGAGTAGAAGTTTCATGATCATTCGATTAGCAGTTGTTCTATTAATTGGTCAGATTGGTTCACAAAAGAGGTGTATTCTGAAGTGGCAGGTCCATTGAATCCCGTGTGGATTTTTCTGACATTCATTTCACGGTCTAGGTAAATAAGGGTTGGGTAGGAGAGGAAACGATCGAGCATGGGAAATACTTCTGTAGCTTTCTTTTTATTGGCGAATCCAGCATGGAACATCGGATAGGGGACCTCCATTTGCTCCCGATAATCGGAAATTCTTTTTTCGGCCAGGTCGGTGTCACGGGTCGCTTCAAATGAAAATGCCAGGATGCGCAAACCGCGATTGGCATACCGTTCATTTACTGTTTTGAGATACTCCGTTTCATCTCTGCAATTAGGGCACCAGGTTCCTAAGATTTGAATGAGTGTAGCTTGATTTTGCAAAAGTGAATCACCATAGGAAAGGGTTCTGCCATTGGGCAGGCGAATTTCAAAGTCAGCAGCGCTGAAATCGGGAAGAAGGGCGGATAAGCTATCAGGATCGGTGAGTTGGAAGGATGCATTGGGAGTCCCTTGCCACTGGGCTTGATAGTGGTTGCCTGAATAGAACACGCCATTGGCCAATTGCCCCGAATTGTTCAGCTCCGCTTTAAACAGGAAGGCGTGGGCCCCATCAAAACAGGCCAAAGTCAATTGCCCATCCTTATGCAGTTGTCCATCCAGGTAACGATAATCGCCCGTTTCCGTGCGAAAGGTACCAAACACTTGATTTTGCTCCTGGCCCAATTCAGCAATAGCAGGCCATTTATCTTCCTCATCTTCAAACCATACTTCATAACGCTCAGCGAGATCAAAACCGTAGTCTTTCGATTTGGTCAACTCAGGGTCTACCGGCGTGGCTTCAAAAGGGATGCGGTAATCTGGGCCCTTGTTGTAATTGTACCAATATCCTTCCAAAGAATTCCCCTTCCACCGAGCCTTAATTTCAGAGGGATAGGGAGTTAATGTGATAAAAAGACTATCTCCTTTTTGCTTCAGTGGAACCCAAAGCTGTTCCTTCCCATTGACCACGGCAATGGAGTCCATCTGTGAGCCAGGTTTGAGAAGAAAGGGGAGTCGCTCACCCGACTTAGAATCGACTAAAAGCGTAGCACGCATAGGACCTTCTATTCTATAGTTGAAGGACACGGGTTCATTTTCACAAGCCAAAAGGCTCATTATCAGGGCAAGGGCCAGAAAATATCTCATCTTTTCAAAAATAATTCAATGATTCAATTATGATAATTATCATAGATCATTCCGCATGCTTTCCGCAATTTTGGAAAAATTATTGAACGATGACCCCAAGCGACTGGATTCAAAAACTCGAAGAAAAATATGAATCTCAAGGCCAAAGCCTTGATACTTACCTCGAAGGCCTTTATCATGCCAAGCCGATAACGTATTGGGATTATATCGAAGTAGATACCCTGTTGAGCCTGCAAAAGCCTCGTACAGATATGCCCGATGAAATGATTTTCATCCTTTATCATCAGGTGACGGAGTTGCTGCTCAAATTAGTCAATCACGAAATCAAGCAGGTTACCCATTCTGAGGACCTTACCGGAGCTTTCATGTTTGAAAAGATGAAGCGTGCCAATCGCTACGTGCAGATAGCCGTTCAATCCTTTGACGTGATGCGTGAAGGAATGGATCCGGAACAGTACAACAAGTATCGAATGACTCTAACTCCAGCGAGTGGGTTCCAGTCTGCTCAGTTCCGCCTTTGTGAGATCTTCTGCACCGATCTTTGGAACTTGGTAATCAATCCGAGAAAAAAGGATTTGGTTGGGGAAAAGGATATCGAAAAACTCTTCAAGTACATCTATTGGCAAGAAGCCGGAATTGACCGAGCTACGGGTGAAAAATCGTTGACACTGCGCTTGTTTGAAGAAAAGTACCTGGATGAGTTTAATCAGGCCGCCGAGTATTACCAAACGCGTAATGTTTGGCAGCGCTACCTGGCCTTGCCAGAGGCTGAGAAAACAGCTGAGTTACAAGATCTATTGAAGAAGTTTGACCGTACTTTCAATGTGTATTGGCCAAAAGTTCACCTACGCACTGCCGAAAAATACTTGGAGCACAACCAAGAGGAAGTGAAGGAAGCCACTGGTGGCTCTGATTGGAAAAAGTACCTGCATCCTAAGTTTCAGCGACGAATTTTCTTCCCAGGCCTTTTGTCGGCCGAAGAGTTGGAGAACTGGGGCGAGGATTAATATCCCCCTACACAGCTGCAGGAGAAATCCTATTTTAGTCTTTTCTTAACCCCAACCACTTCGGTGGTGAAAATGCTAGTGCTATGCGGCGTATAAATCTGCCTTTACTGACCCTTTCATTATTTTTTGTTTGCCCAAGTTTTGCTCATTCCGATAAC is a window encoding:
- a CDS encoding FKBP-type peptidyl-prolyl cis-trans isomerase yields the protein MVIRIFALVAFISLAGSTWTFAQDTITTPSGLKYYRIQEGKGPEIKPGNQVKVFYRGMLADGSVFEDPGVPIKFVVGEANIIPGWNEGIQLMREGETALLILPAELGYGSRGSKDENDPNKYVVPPNAKTWFEIQVVKVK
- a CDS encoding TlpA family protein disulfide reductase translates to MRYFLALALIMSLLACENEPVSFNYRIEGPMRATLLVDSKSGERLPFLLKPGSQMDSIAVVNGKEQLWVPLKQKGDSLFITLTPYPSEIKARWKGNSLEGYWYNYNKGPDYRIPFEATPVDPELTKSKDYGFDLAERYEVWFEDEEDKWPAIAELGQEQNQVFGTFRTETGDYRYLDGQLHKDGQLTLACFDGAHAFLFKAELNNSGQLANGVFYSGNHYQAQWQGTPNASFQLTDPDSLSALLPDFSAADFEIRLPNGRTLSYGDSLLQNQATLIQILGTWCPNCRDETEYLKTVNERYANRGLRILAFSFEATRDTDLAEKRISDYREQMEVPYPMFHAGFANKKKATEVFPMLDRFLSYPTLIYLDREMNVRKIHTGFNGPATSEYTSFVNQSDQLIEQLLIE
- a CDS encoding tryptophan 2,3-dioxygenase, which codes for MTPSDWIQKLEEKYESQGQSLDTYLEGLYHAKPITYWDYIEVDTLLSLQKPRTDMPDEMIFILYHQVTELLLKLVNHEIKQVTHSEDLTGAFMFEKMKRANRYVQIAVQSFDVMREGMDPEQYNKYRMTLTPASGFQSAQFRLCEIFCTDLWNLVINPRKKDLVGEKDIEKLFKYIYWQEAGIDRATGEKSLTLRLFEEKYLDEFNQAAEYYQTRNVWQRYLALPEAEKTAELQDLLKKFDRTFNVYWPKVHLRTAEKYLEHNQEEVKEATGGSDWKKYLHPKFQRRIFFPGLLSAEELENWGED